A part of Setaria viridis chromosome 8, Setaria_viridis_v4.0, whole genome shotgun sequence genomic DNA contains:
- the LOC117834314 gene encoding uncharacterized protein: MEADDESSDSFSSSSPASSSDVEMVSATMSSEQLWQKASTAVKRRPESFIGVSKRPWGKFAAEIRDSTRKGARVWLGTFDTPEAAALAYDQAAFSARGAAAVLNFPVERVWESLGPLALAGSAGAGSSVLALKRRHSKRTRRSKLSPTSKSLKTQRQPAMVHFSGLSGASGMDMAASAARGGIAVSLLRHGGARGPRLGADYLEELLRVSSELHY, from the coding sequence ATGGAGGCCGACGACGAGAGCTCCGACTCGTTCTCTTCCTCGTCCCCAGCCTCTTCGTCGGATGTGGAAATGGTGTCAGCGACCATGAGCAGCGAACAACTGTGGCAGAAAGCCTCGACGGCCGTGAAGCGGCGGCCGGAGTCCTTCATCGGGGTGAGCAAGCGGCCGTGGGGCAAGTTTGCCGCCGAGATCCGCGACTCCACGCGCAAGGGCGCCCGCgtgtggctcggcaccttcgatacccccgaggccgccgcgctcgcctacGACCAGgccgccttctccgcgcgcggcgccgccgccgtcctcaacTTCCCCGTCGAGCGCGTGTGGGAGTCGCTGGGgccgctcgcgctcgccggcAGCGCGGGGGCCGGCTCCTCTGTGCTGGCGCTGAAGCGCCGCCACTCCAAGCGCACGCGCAGGAGCAAGCTCTCTCCCACAAGCAAAAGTCTAAAGACGCAGCGGCAGCCGGCGATGGTTCATTTCTCTGGATTGTCCGGCGCGTCAGGCATGGACATGGCTGCTTCCGCAGCGCGAGGAGGTATCGCCGTGTCCCTACTACGGCATGGTGGAGCTCGAGGACCTCGACTCGGCGCTGATTACTTGGAGGAGCTGCTCCGGGTATCCTCCGAGTTGCACTATTAG